A section of the Callospermophilus lateralis isolate mCalLat2 chromosome 16, mCalLat2.hap1, whole genome shotgun sequence genome encodes:
- the LOC143382395 gene encoding E3 ubiquitin-protein ligase RNF26-like: MEAVFLVVNLVGLVLDVLTLVLDLNFLLASSLLTSLAWLLAFIYNLPHTVLPSLLHLGRGVLLSLLALMEALVWFTFGGLQALCTLLYSCCSSLKSMKLLGHLASHGKLRSWEILHRGIFNVVSNGHSLLCQACDICTIAMSLVAYVINSLVNICLIGTQNLFSLVLALWDTVMGPLWRMTDVVAAFLTHISSSAVAMAILLWTLCQLVLELLASAARLLASFVLVNLIGLVLLACVLAVTVTVLHPDFTLRLATRALSQLHNRPSYRRLREEVVRLTRLALGLEAWRQVWSRSLRLASWPYRGGTPGAPQGGPRRVFSTRIQEQDTLPEAGPRSEAEEEEVSTIRVAPAWGRERLNEEESTAGQDPWKLLKEQEERKKCVICQDQRKTVLLLPCRHLCLCQACTEILMRHPVYHRNCPLCRRGILKTLNVYL, encoded by the coding sequence ATGGAGGCTGTGTTTCTGGTAGTGAATTTGGTGGGCCTGGTGCTGGACGTGCTGACCTTGGTGTTGGATCTCAACTTCTTGCTGGCGTCCTCCCTCCTGacttccctggcctggctcctggcCTTTATCTACAACCTGCCGCACACAGTACTGCCTAGTCTTCTGCACTTGGGCCGAGGTGTCCTGCTTTCGCTGCTGGCCTTGATGGAAGCCTTGGTCTGGTTCACCTTTGGGGGCTTGCAGGCCTTGTGTACTCTGCTGTATAGCTGCTGCTCTAGCCTTAAGAGCATGAAGCTCCTGGGGCACCTGGCATCTCATGGGAAACTACGGAGCTGGGAAATACTGCACAGGGGTATCTTCAATGTGGTCTCCAATGGCCATTCTTTGCTGTGTCAGGCCTGTGACATCTGTACTATTGCTATGAGCCTGGTGGCCTATGTGATCAACAGCCTGGTCAACATCTGCCTCATTGGTACTCAGAACCTCTTCTCCCTGGTGCTGGCCCTCTGGGATACAGTTATGGGCCCTCTGTGGAGGATGACGGATGTAGTGGCTGCCTTCCTGACCCATATTTCCAGCAGTGCTGTGGCCATGGCCATCCTCCTTTGGACCCTCTGCCAACTAGTATTGGAACTGCTGGCCTCAGCTGCCCGACTCCTGGCCAGCTTTGTACTTGTCAATCTCATTGGCCTGGTGTTACTGGCTTGTGTACTGGCAGTGACAGTGACTGTGTTGCACCCAGACTTCACCCTGAGACTGGCCACCCGAGCACTCAGTCAGCTTCATAACCGGCCATCATACCGTCGACTGCGAGAGGAGGTTGTGAGGCTGACTCGCCTAGCCCTGGGCTTGGAGGCCTGGCGCCAAGTGTGGAGCCGCAGCCTAAGGTTGGCGAGCTGGCCATACCGGGGAGGGACACCAGGGGCTCCTCAGGGTGGCCCTAGAAGGGTATTCTCAACCAGGATCCAGGAACAGGACACTCTTCCTGAAGCAGGGCCCAGATCAGAGGCAGAAGAGGAGGAGGTCAGTACCATAAGAGTGGCACCTGCCTGGGGCCGGGAGAGGCTCAATGAGGAAGAGTCTACAGCTGGGCAAGACCCGTGGAAGTTGCTAAAGGAGCAAGAGGAGCGGAAGAAGTGTGTCATCTGCCAGGACCAGAGAAAGACTGTGCTGCTTCTGCCCTGCAGGCACCTGTGCTTGTGCCAGGCCTGCACTGAAATCCTGATGCGCCACCCCGTCTACCACCGCAACTGCCCGCTTTGCCGCCGGGGTATCCTGAAGACCCTCAATGTCTACCTCTGA